The nucleotide sequence CTACTTCTACGGCATCCCCTTCCTCGATCCCAAGATCGACCGGGGGCACTTCGGCGACGACGCGCTCGCCAGCCACGAGCTGATCCTGGACGCCGCGATGGACCGGGTGCGCGCCGACCTCGCGCAGCGCGAGGGCGACCGCTCGATCGTGCTCGCGCACTGCTTCGCGGTCGCCGGCGAGCGCGGCGCGCAGCTGCCGCAGGGCGAGCAGATCGCCGCCGACGTCACCGACTCCATGCGCTCGATCGCCTGCGGCGGCGTCGAGTGCGCGCCGACGGCGGTGTTCGAGGGCGTGTCGTACGTCGCCCTGGGGCACCTGCACTCGCGGAAGGTCCTCGCCGAGCACATCCGCTACAGCGGCTCGCCGCTGGCCTACTCCTTCGGCGACCGGGGACCGCGCGGGGCGTGGCTGCTCGATCTGGATGCGGACGGCGTCCGCGACGTCTCCTGGGTCGAGCTGCCCGTGCCGCGCCAGATGTCCTTGCTGACCGGGAGGATCGACGATCTGCTCGAGGATCCGGCGCACGAGCCGCTGACCGGGCACTGGATCAGCGCGGTGCTCACCGACCGGGCCTACCCGCTCGAGGCGATGCGCCGGCTGCGGGCCCGCTTCCCCTACTGCGTGCGGCTCGAGTTCCGCCCCGAGGCAGGCTCGACCGTGGCGGCGCGCAGCTACGCCGAGCGGGTCGCCGGCAAGAGCGACGAGGCGCTGACCACCGAGTTCGTGGCCGAGATGCGCGGCGGCGTGGCCGCGACCGACCTCGAGTCCGAGCTGATCCGCGCCGCTTTCGAGGAGCTGCGCTCGCGGGAGGCGATCGCATGAGGCTGCACGCGCTGACGATGACCGCGATCGGGCCCTATGCCGAGACCGAGCGGGTCGACTTCGACGCGCTCGCCGGTGACGGGCTGTTCCTGTTCGCCGGGCCGACCGGCGCCGGCAAGACGACCGTCCTGGACGCCGTCACCTTCGCGCTGTACGGCCGGCTGCCCGGCACCCGTGAGGGCCAGCTGTCGCGGCTCAAGAGCGACTTCGCGGCCGCCGACGTCCGGCCCGAGGTGGTGCTCGAGCTGACGGTCGGCGCGGAGCGGCTGCGGGTGCACCGGTCACCGTCGTACGAGCGGCCCAAGAAGCGCGGCGACGGCACCACCACCGAGCGGGCC is from Cumulibacter manganitolerans and encodes:
- a CDS encoding exonuclease SbcCD subunit D — translated: MRILHTSDWHVGRRFNETDVLDHLGEVIDALIDAVRRERIDVVAIAGDVFDRAAPTAEATAFLSERLRLVRAAGAQIVMISGNHDGASRLGYGGWAAAAGGLHSITSVAQIGSPVEIADEHGPVYFYGIPFLDPKIDRGHFGDDALASHELILDAAMDRVRADLAQREGDRSIVLAHCFAVAGERGAQLPQGEQIAADVTDSMRSIACGGVECAPTAVFEGVSYVALGHLHSRKVLAEHIRYSGSPLAYSFGDRGPRGAWLLDLDADGVRDVSWVELPVPRQMSLLTGRIDDLLEDPAHEPLTGHWISAVLTDRAYPLEAMRRLRARFPYCVRLEFRPEAGSTVAARSYAERVAGKSDEALTTEFVAEMRGGVAATDLESELIRAAFEELRSREAIA